One stretch of Serinicoccus hydrothermalis DNA includes these proteins:
- the galE gene encoding UDP-glucose 4-epimerase GalE, with amino-acid sequence MRVLVTGGAGYIGSHTVIALARAGHEVVVVDDFSNSKPSVTPRLEELAGIPVPVHAFDLADGDKLDSLLAQESFDAVIHFAAFKAVGESVEKPIDYYRNNIGATLRLVEAMVARDVPYLVFSSSATVYGEDAPVPMTEGLPTSATNPYGWTKVMNEQILRDVTHAYPQLKVALLRYFNPVGAHPSGRIGEDPSDIPNNLMPFIAQVAVGRREKLSVFGDDYPTVDGTGVRDYIHVEDLAEGHVAALEWISTHERPLSVWNLGTGRGTSVLELVSAFERASGQEIPYEIVARRPGDIASSYADPSLARSELGWRASRSVEDMCADTWRWQQGNPQGYPD; translated from the coding sequence ATGCGCGTCCTCGTCACCGGCGGTGCCGGCTACATCGGGTCCCACACCGTCATCGCCCTGGCCCGGGCCGGGCACGAGGTCGTCGTCGTCGACGACTTCTCCAACAGCAAGCCCTCGGTGACCCCGCGCCTGGAGGAGCTGGCGGGCATACCCGTCCCGGTGCACGCCTTCGACCTCGCCGACGGCGACAAGCTCGACTCGCTGCTGGCGCAGGAGTCCTTCGACGCGGTCATCCACTTCGCGGCCTTCAAGGCGGTCGGCGAGTCGGTCGAGAAGCCGATCGACTACTACCGCAACAACATCGGCGCGACGCTGCGGCTCGTGGAGGCGATGGTCGCCCGGGACGTGCCCTACCTCGTCTTCTCCTCCAGCGCCACGGTCTACGGCGAGGACGCGCCGGTGCCGATGACCGAGGGGCTGCCGACGTCGGCGACCAACCCCTACGGCTGGACCAAGGTCATGAACGAGCAGATCCTGCGCGACGTGACCCATGCCTACCCGCAGCTCAAGGTCGCGCTGCTGCGCTACTTCAACCCGGTCGGCGCCCATCCCTCCGGCCGCATCGGCGAGGACCCGTCCGACATCCCCAACAACCTCATGCCCTTCATCGCCCAGGTCGCGGTCGGCCGGCGGGAGAAGCTCTCCGTCTTCGGCGACGACTACCCGACGGTCGACGGGACCGGCGTGCGCGACTACATCCACGTCGAGGACCTCGCCGAGGGGCACGTCGCGGCGCTGGAGTGGATCAGCACCCACGAGCGGCCGCTGTCGGTATGGAACCTCGGCACCGGGCGCGGCACCTCGGTGCTCGAGCTGGTCTCGGCCTTCGAGCGCGCCAGCGGCCAGGAGATCCCCTACGAGATCGTCGCGCGGCGCCCCGGCGACATCGCCAGCTCGTATGCCGACCCCTCGCTCGCGCGGTCCGAGCTGGGCTGGCGGGCGAGCCGGTCGGTCGAGGACATGTGCGCCGACACCTGGCGGTGGCAGCAGGGGAACCCGCAGGGCTACCCGGACTGA
- a CDS encoding ABC transporter ATP-binding protein has protein sequence MSEPTAYQDQADSGTGAVVLTGRDLHRTFGTGATEVHALAGVDLEVPAGRLTVVRGPSGSGKTTLLNLLGGLDRPTGGQVLLDDGRVLSELPEKDVLAVRRERIGYVFQSFGLVPVLSAAENVEVPLRLQRTPVGERTRRVEEALELVGLARHSRQRPYELSGGQQQRVGIARALVSDPDILIADEPTGQLDSDTGAMIMDLLVRLTHERRIASVVSTHDPVLMGRADQVVELHDGRRV, from the coding sequence ATGAGCGAGCCGACGGCATACCAGGACCAGGCGGACAGCGGCACCGGCGCGGTCGTGCTCACCGGGCGCGACCTGCACCGCACCTTCGGCACCGGCGCCACCGAGGTCCACGCCCTCGCCGGGGTCGACCTCGAAGTGCCCGCGGGGCGGCTCACCGTCGTCCGCGGGCCGTCGGGGTCGGGCAAGACGACCCTGCTCAACCTGCTCGGGGGCCTGGACCGCCCGACCGGGGGCCAGGTGCTGCTCGACGACGGGCGGGTGCTCTCCGAGCTGCCGGAGAAGGACGTGCTGGCGGTGCGGCGCGAGCGGATCGGCTACGTCTTCCAGAGCTTCGGTCTCGTCCCGGTGCTGTCGGCGGCCGAGAACGTCGAGGTCCCGCTGCGGCTGCAGCGGACCCCGGTCGGCGAGCGCACCCGGCGCGTCGAGGAGGCGCTGGAGCTCGTCGGGCTGGCGCGGCACAGCAGGCAGCGGCCCTACGAGCTCTCCGGCGGGCAGCAGCAGCGCGTCGGGATCGCCCGCGCGCTGGTCAGCGACCCCGACATCCTCATCGCCGACGAGCCGACCGGGCAGCTGGACTCGGACACCGGCGCGATGATCATGGACCTCTTGGTCCGGCTCACGCATGAGCGCCGCATCGCCTCCGTGGTCTCCACGCACGACCCGGTCCTCATGGGGCGGGCCGACCAGGTGGTCGAGCTGCACGACGGCCGGCGGGTCTGA
- a CDS encoding RDD family protein, whose translation MSWAPPPPDRDRERDHLTGPTDAAPWDVPPIPAWSPTSAYGQPEDTPPTRPAPPPQLRYADWGERVAATLLDWSLLFGVLVVLGVVSGIVEPLEDLAGFAWVASLGYLAWLNGSKGQSPGKALLGLKVVREADGSPLGGFVGLVRGGLLGLLSLFTVGIFFLVSVLWPFRDPKKRAVHDLVVSAVVVSGYPKAPVSPRLLKP comes from the coding sequence ATGAGCTGGGCACCGCCGCCACCGGACCGCGACCGCGAGCGCGACCACCTCACCGGCCCCACCGACGCCGCGCCGTGGGACGTTCCCCCGATCCCGGCCTGGTCGCCGACGTCGGCCTACGGCCAGCCCGAGGACACGCCGCCCACCCGGCCGGCACCGCCGCCGCAGCTGCGCTACGCCGACTGGGGCGAGCGGGTCGCCGCGACGCTGCTCGACTGGAGCCTCCTCTTCGGGGTCCTCGTCGTCCTGGGGGTGGTCAGTGGCATCGTCGAGCCGCTCGAGGACCTGGCCGGCTTCGCATGGGTCGCCTCGCTCGGCTACCTCGCCTGGCTCAACGGCTCGAAGGGGCAGTCGCCCGGCAAGGCGCTGCTCGGGCTCAAGGTCGTCCGCGAGGCCGACGGGTCGCCGCTGGGCGGGTTCGTGGGCCTCGTGCGCGGCGGGCTCCTGGGCCTGCTCAGCCTCTTCACCGTCGGCATCTTCTTCCTCGTCAGCGTGCTGTGGCCGTTCCGCGACCCCAAGAAGCGCGCCGTCCACGACCTCGTCGTGAGCGCCGTGGTGGTCTCCGGCTACCCCAAGGCCCCGGTGAGCCCGCGCCTGCTCAAGCCCTGA
- a CDS encoding ABC transporter ATP-binding protein, with translation MAEPPGRGDIWCEDLVRIYSTEGVEVQALQGLNLVVDPGDVVALVGASGSGKSTLLGILSGLDRPTGGRARVAGVDLLSMSRAQRVDYQRHTVGFVWQQTSRNLLPFLTAAENVALPMVISGRTEREQRVGELLDLLDVGDCGARRPAELSGGQQQRVAIATALANSPAVLLADEPTGELDDAASAQVLEAMRASAGELGTTVLVVTHDPTVSDHVRRTVAIRDGRTSTEVLRYVVTDESGEQRQVAKEYTVIDRAGRIQLPRAHVEELGLRDRVRLEAEPDHVQVWPDDEEHAAGERRDGPDRTPLPSEREPRESRPVPQEER, from the coding sequence GTGGCGGAGCCCCCTGGGCGTGGCGACATCTGGTGCGAGGACCTGGTGCGCATCTACTCCACCGAGGGGGTGGAGGTGCAGGCGCTGCAGGGGCTCAACCTCGTGGTCGACCCCGGCGACGTCGTCGCCCTCGTCGGCGCCAGCGGCTCGGGCAAGTCGACGCTGCTCGGCATCCTGTCCGGCCTGGACCGGCCCACGGGCGGTCGCGCCCGGGTGGCCGGGGTCGACCTGCTGTCGATGAGCCGGGCGCAGCGAGTCGACTACCAGCGGCATACCGTCGGCTTCGTCTGGCAGCAGACGTCCCGCAACCTGCTGCCCTTCCTCACCGCGGCCGAGAACGTCGCCCTGCCGATGGTCATCTCGGGTCGGACCGAGCGCGAGCAGCGGGTGGGCGAGCTGCTCGACCTGCTGGACGTCGGCGACTGCGGGGCGCGCCGTCCGGCCGAGCTGTCCGGCGGCCAGCAGCAGCGGGTCGCGATCGCCACGGCGCTGGCCAACTCCCCCGCCGTGCTCCTCGCGGACGAGCCGACCGGCGAGCTCGACGACGCCGCCTCGGCCCAGGTGCTCGAGGCGATGCGGGCCTCGGCCGGCGAGCTCGGCACGACGGTGCTGGTCGTCACGCACGACCCGACGGTCTCCGACCACGTGCGGCGCACCGTCGCGATCCGCGACGGCCGGACCTCGACCGAGGTGCTGCGCTATGTCGTCACCGACGAGTCGGGAGAGCAGCGGCAGGTGGCCAAGGAGTACACCGTCATCGACCGCGCCGGGCGCATCCAGCTGCCCCGGGCGCACGTCGAGGAGCTGGGCCTGCGCGACCGGGTCCGGCTCGAGGCCGAGCCCGACCACGTGCAGGTGTGGCCGGACGACGAGGAGCACGCCGCCGGCGAGCGACGAGACGGACCCGATCGGACACCCCTTCCGTCCGAGCGCGAACCGCGGGAGTCGCGCCCGGTACCTCAGGAGGAACGATGA
- a CDS encoding SDR family oxidoreductase, producing MSCGTVLLTGVGRRRGIAAGIALALAGDGWDLTLCHWPGYDERVGLEHSPDDAEAVATRCRELGAQVEVVAADLADPEVPERLVREANRRGDLTALVLSHAESVDSAIRTTTVESWDRHFAVNARASWLLIRALAEQLDPAVVDRGAARVVALTSDHTAYNLPYGASKGALDRLVVAAAHELADLGVRANVVNPGPIDTGWMTEEIREAGTAQTPLGRLGTPQDTADLVRFLLSEQGGWITGQLLHSNGGFRTAD from the coding sequence ATGAGCTGCGGCACGGTGCTCCTCACCGGGGTCGGACGCCGCCGGGGCATCGCGGCGGGGATCGCCCTCGCCCTGGCCGGGGACGGTTGGGACCTGACGCTGTGCCACTGGCCGGGCTACGACGAGCGGGTCGGGCTGGAGCACAGCCCGGACGACGCCGAGGCCGTGGCCACGCGCTGCCGGGAGCTCGGCGCGCAGGTCGAGGTCGTCGCCGCCGATCTCGCCGACCCCGAGGTGCCGGAGCGGCTGGTGCGCGAGGCGAACCGGCGCGGCGACCTCACCGCCCTGGTGCTCTCGCACGCGGAGAGTGTGGACAGTGCCATCCGCACCACCACGGTCGAGTCGTGGGACCGGCACTTCGCGGTCAACGCGCGGGCGTCGTGGCTGCTCATCAGGGCTCTCGCCGAGCAGCTCGACCCGGCGGTCGTCGACCGCGGAGCCGCCCGCGTGGTGGCGCTGACCAGCGACCACACGGCATACAACCTCCCCTACGGCGCGAGCAAGGGAGCCCTCGACCGCCTCGTCGTCGCGGCCGCGCACGAGCTGGCCGACCTCGGCGTGCGGGCCAACGTCGTCAACCCCGGGCCGATCGACACCGGCTGGATGACCGAGGAGATCCGCGAGGCGGGCACCGCGCAGACGCCGCTCGGTCGCCTGGGGACGCCGCAGGACACCGCCGACCTCGTCCGCTTCCTGCTCTCCGAGCAGGGCGGCTGGATCACCGGCCAGCTGCTCCACAGCAACGGCGGCTTCCGCACGGCCGACTGA
- a CDS encoding nucleoside deaminase: MGIDDTDRIHLTRAVELAQAALEAGDDPFGSVLVSPQGEVLLEDHNHIGGGDHTQHPELAIARWAAQHLSPPDRAASTVYTSGEHCPMCAAAHGWVGLGRIVYASSTAQLTAWSAELGREPGPVAPLPIEEVVPGAVVDGPDPDLAEQVRALHARRAGGGPR; the protein is encoded by the coding sequence GTGGGCATCGACGACACGGACAGGATCCATCTCACCCGGGCGGTGGAGCTCGCACAGGCCGCTCTCGAGGCGGGTGACGACCCCTTCGGCTCGGTCCTGGTCTCGCCGCAGGGCGAGGTGCTGCTCGAGGACCACAACCACATCGGTGGGGGTGACCACACGCAGCACCCCGAGCTCGCGATCGCCCGCTGGGCCGCGCAGCACCTCTCGCCGCCGGACCGGGCGGCGAGCACCGTCTACACCTCCGGCGAGCACTGCCCCATGTGCGCCGCCGCCCACGGCTGGGTCGGCCTGGGGCGCATCGTGTATGCCTCATCCACGGCTCAGCTGACCGCGTGGTCGGCAGAGCTGGGCCGGGAGCCGGGCCCGGTCGCACCCTTGCCGATCGAGGAGGTCGTGCCCGGTGCGGTGGTGGACGGCCCCGACCCGGATCTGGCCGAGCAGGTCCGCGCGCTGCACGCGCGTCGTGCCGGGGGTGGTCCGCGATGA
- a CDS encoding BlaI/MecI/CopY family transcriptional regulator gives MSLRSTSLGDLERVVMEILWSEGPGLSVRDVIDQLAQRDHDKELAYTTVMTVLDRLSKKGIAERTRDGRAWRYSAAASREQLAATALRSALDTVKADRTAAMLHFLDDASPGELDDLRAALAEVERRRA, from the coding sequence ATGTCCTTGCGCAGCACCTCCCTCGGTGACCTCGAGCGGGTGGTCATGGAGATCCTCTGGTCGGAGGGTCCCGGCCTGTCCGTCCGGGACGTCATCGACCAGCTGGCGCAGCGCGACCACGACAAGGAGCTGGCCTACACCACGGTGATGACGGTGCTCGACCGGCTGTCGAAGAAGGGAATCGCCGAGCGCACCCGCGACGGGCGCGCCTGGCGCTACTCCGCGGCGGCCAGCCGGGAGCAGCTCGCCGCGACCGCCCTGCGCTCCGCCCTCGACACGGTGAAGGCCGACCGCACGGCGGCCATGCTGCACTTCCTCGACGACGCCAGCCCGGGCGAGCTCGACGACCTGCGCGCCGCCCTGGCCGAGGTCGAGCGCCGCCGCGCCTGA